The Tenrec ecaudatus isolate mTenEca1 chromosome 12, mTenEca1.hap1, whole genome shotgun sequence genomic interval AGGCAAATGCATTTCATTAGTTTTATTATCAGTTTATAGTTTAGTCTTGGCATTTATCAATCACAAACATTTGTTGGATTGGTTTTTATTAAGtatgttgaatgttaacagacCTTAATACTTTACTTTATAGTGAAGAAGAAGTTGGATGGGATACAGAGATTAAGGATGATGTTATTGAAGAATGTAATAAACATGGCGGagttattcatatttatgttgaCAAAAATTCAGCTCAGGtattttaatatctttttaaTGTTAGGATAATGTTAATTCTTAgtaattctttatttttaattggcggctcgtacaactcttatcacaatccatacatacatccattgtcaagcacatttgtacatttgttgaataGTTTCAAATAAGAAATATAAATAATcttcaataatatatatttattgcaCAGTTATATATGAAAACTTGTGATCTACAATGGCATAATTCacaaatttataatttttaagtCAATCTTGTATTCTTGTATAGCAACATGTGTAAAGCTGTGTATAACTCaacttttttttattttcaggGCAATGTGTATGTGAAGTGTCCATCAATTGCTGCAGCTATTGCTGCTGTCAATGCATTACATGGCAGGTGGTTCGCTGGTAAGATTTGTCTTTATATTAAAGTGATTATTAATATTAAATCTAAACAGAATTACATTTGCTAAACCATATGTTTATTTCAACAGGTAAAATGATAACAGCAGCCTATGTACCTCTTCCGACGTATCACAACCTCTTTCCAGATTCCATGACAGCAACACAGCTACTGGTTCCAAGTAGACGATGAAGGAATATAGTCCCTTATGTACAtagcttttttctttcttgagaATTCATCTTGTTATCTTTTAtttagataaaaataaagaggcaaGGGTCTACTGTCATTTGTATACAATTCCTGTtatcttgaaaaaataaaaatgttaacagGAATACAGTGTGCTCATTCTCCCTAACTAGTAAACACCACTGTAAACAAAGCTGTTTTCTTGTTCTGCCTTTTAAATGTATATTTACAAATATTACATTAAGGAAATATAGGAATAGCTCTAGGGGAACAAATGTGCTTTCTATAAAAAGGCAGACAAGGGATGTTATGTTTTTAATGTTTCAGAAGCCTAACTTTTTACACAGCAGTTAGTTTTCACTAATGTTGATACTTGGCTAGTGTGGCTTAGATAAATAAGGTTTCTGGAATATATCTAGTGTGAAATTTATAGACAGCTAAAGGGCTGTTAACATCTCATCTTGCATTCTGGTCAATTGGTAAGAAAGGGAGATTTTGAAATCTTATTTCTTGATGGCAACTTTTCAATTAATGTATGTGTAAAAGTTCTTTGTAAATATTATGTGTTCTGGTGTGTAAGATTCCAAACAAAATGATCCCTGCATTTCCTTCAATGTTCACTGACAGTCTGGTAAGCAAAGCAGTCCGAGCAGGAAATAGGAAATGCAGAAATAGGTTTTGTCTGGTTGCATATAATCTTTGCTCTTTTTAAGCTCTGTGAGCTCTGAAATATATTTTTGGGTTACTTCAGCGTGTTTGACAAGACAGCTTGATATTTCTTATCAGAACAATGACTTTCATATTGCAACAACCTTTGTAAGAACCACTCAAATAAAATTCTCTTAAAAAGGCCATAAGAAATCctcatttttcaaatatttcaaaaTCAGAGGAACTAGAGAACAGACTTGGTTTCTCAGACTTACAATATTCCTATTTGTGAAAATAATTGTTGCTGTTCAGGGTCTGAGTCCCTATATAGTCCACTTCACAATAAACACTTTTGGAAACTGGTGTAGTTTTGCGCATAATTCAGTTGCCATAGAGAACTGGCAATTAGAGATCACTGTAGCCTGTCACATGATGGGTAAAGTAGGAAAATGAATTTGCCAAAGGCAAGTACACTTACCAGTGCATTCTTGAGTACTGTATCCTGTGTGATAATTGCATCTTTAGCTTTGAAGAAAATCAGGttcaggtgtgtgtgtatatatttaactGGGCAGTCGTACTTTTtacaagtaccatatatacttgagtataaacccAATTAGCCAGGACATCTAATTTTGCCACAACaactgcattaaaagtgtgcCGAAGAACTCCGCTTATACACTAGTGTAACGTttatattggcatataattccccATCATAGTTTGCAAGTTAAATCCAGAAGTTCTGTTTTGCCATctctaatttttattaaaatttgaaACTGCTGTTTTCTGGCCTCCTATTCCCTCGGGAGTTAACTTTAAAAAATGACAAGAATTACAGATTTGATTTAGATAATTGTGTGCAGACCTAAATAAAGTGGTGCATTTGAAAACTCTAAAACTGATATTCTAGAATTTGTATTTAGCATTATACAACAGATCATGGGTCTCATAGGTATGACAATGCTGCCTTGTCTACATTTGATACATTCTAAGGTTATTACTGAAGGAATGCTTTCATGAATGAAAACCATTTAGGTTTTTGTCATACAGTACACACAGTTGCTAGTTTTTATCTTTGCCTTGATAAATGGTATAAATATTTCTGCAGTTTTTTATCAATTGAGATGTGTCAAAATTAGTCATCCTGCAAAGCTAGCATGAAAGTAAAATGCAAGTTAAAAAGTAACCTTTGGCCTTTTTGTGAACTGAATCAAGTATCTCAGACATCAAGCTAATAGAATAAATTTGAACAGTTTAGCTCACAGTGATATATAGAAATTAAGCAACTGAAAATTGTTTTGAATTTAAAATAACCATGTAGTTAACCAGCTATTGTATCTGAAAGAAAATATCTGTCATGGAAGTAGACCTTGTGGTTAAATCTAGTGAGACTTTGAAGAAATCTAGACTTCATCAGTTTTTCACTTATAAAGGCGTTAGTATAAGCAAACCCAAATTGCACAACCAGAACTCCTTAATACCAACCACACAAGGTTTaatgtgggttgtttccagctctcCAGGCAGGAAATTGAAGCTCATTGATTGAATGCATGTAGAAAAACCTTCCGGGTAATTATAGTGTCCTCAGCTGGGTCCTGGTAGCATGGCTTATGAGTTGGGCCACTAGCTAGGTGATACATTTGGATGATcctaggacaaagatgaggctttgctaATCCTTGACCATTTGAAATGAACTAGCAGGCAATGGGCTTTGGTTTATGTTGTATTTACCACCTAAAACTACCCTATTGAAGGCAGGAGGCAAGTAAGCATGGGAGGAAGTTCCAGACAAGTCATTCAAGTTTCCCCACCTTGTAGCACATGGCTGACTTGTGGGTGTTTTGAATTTATGTCTAGGACCTTAGCTGGAAGGGAAATCAGGACCTAGGTGGCCATAATGTTCTGGGCTAAGCATCCGAGGGGGCCAGGCAAGATGTGCTATGGAAGTGCCAGGTTGGATGTACCACAAAGTTGGCCAGAAGTCAGTACTGAACCTTAGAGGGATGGAGACAACTGGATGTGCCCACCTTAATGTGCTCCATGACCTGGCCTGATCGAAGTACTATTTGAAGTAGAGGCTTCACTGTTGAACAACTTGAGTAGGTGGTGCTTTTGTTAGTGTCCTGGAATCATAGGGAAGGAACCCTACTGGTGTTAATGGTTAAGATCTGGGGTGTTAATCTCaaggttagaagtttgaaactaccaggagcttgcctctggagaaagatgggctttctactcccctagttAGTCTCAAAACAGCAGTGGCAGTGCTATAATCGATGTGGCAATTTTCTTATTGAAAGTATAGGGATGAGCTCAATTGCTGGAGAAAGTATGGAGAGATGAACAGTCAGGTCAGCAGTGGAGATTATTGGGATGGCCTCATTGGGCCTAAGATGGGTAGATAGCTAGGTACATGTGGTAGTTGGGCTTCCTAAGGAACATCGTTGGAGGGAAAGGAGTCCTAGGAAGAATTCCTTCACCCGTTCAGAAACATGGGAGTTTAGCTCCAGGAGCAGTGCATGAGAAGTGCTTGGGGTAGGAGAAATCTTTAATCACAAGGGACAGATTTGCAAGGTGTTCTTGCCAAAAGACTTCTATGCCTGGCCTTCATTAAAGCAATGTCAGCAGGCTACTGAAGGTGGCAGGTAAGGTGATTTAATGCTGACTTCTGATGACTTGGGTGGTCTTGATAACCTGTTGGTGGGTGATGAGTACATGCAATGCGTCTAACAGATGCTCTGATTACTCAAAGGCTGTTTTATTATAGTACATGGGTTACAATTGGTGGGAGAGGGTAGACAAACTAGACAACCACTGCACCAGTTAACATCGGATGCCCATCCCAATCGCCATGAATGTGCCAAAAGTGCCACCACTCTGCATCATGGTTTTTCCAATGCCGCCCATCAGTTCCCGACCCCGCATTCCGATCCTGTGAAGAAGCAGCCAAGATATGACCAATTGTCAAAACAAACAGCATTACAATTTGTGTTACTAACTGAATCAAGCACTTCTAATTTGGCCACTCCCCATGCCTTGGTTCACCAATGGCCAAGCATGGTCTTTGTCCCCTGAGATGAGTATGGACCAAGAAAAGGCTCCATTAGGTTCTGTACCCAGGTTCCTCATATATCAACCCGTCTTCAGCTTAAAGGAGGCAAAAGATGCCCTGATAAGTACCCGAACATGGAAGCAAATTTTTAATGCTGATTTTATCCATTTTCATTCAGGGTATATATGATCCAATATAGTTTCCTGGTGTTGAGACAATGATGGATTCTGGAGCCATATCTGGATTAAAAAGCAATTTATAGGACCTGCTAATTGTAAAGTAGGGTTCATAAGGAACAGCGGTCACACCGATGTTGTAATAAGACAACTCTGCACGCAGTTATTTCGTTTGACACATAGTTAAGTGCTTAGTAAATGGTAATTTTGCAATTTCAAAAAATGAGAATGGTCTCTATAAAAGTGAAAATGACGTTCTGCAtagagtataattactttatctttGCATGCTGTTTCCAGGACAGTATAATGTTTCCACATGAGTTTAATTATTAGCAACTGGAAATATAAATAAAGGCACCAAAAAGCCAGCGGTTGGCACTCAAGCTGCTGAGGAAGAAAGTCGCGGCTGTAACATTTGCCGCCTTGGAAACGCCCTGAGGCAGTTCTGACTTACAGGGTCCCtgtaagttggaatcgacttggttacagtggggttttggaaataaaaataatgtctGCAAAAGTGGTCACAATCACTTATTGAGAACTAAACATGTGTTACCTTCTGTGCCAGGGGAACAAAGACCGGGCTTGTAAAGTCTCGGAAACTAGATAAAACTGgcgagttctacccagtccttgagggtcgctatgagtcagcttctaCTCCAACGCAACGTTTGTGCTAAGTGTGTTTGACCTGATCCTCTTTAGGCAGGCGTTACAGTGCTCGTGGAGGAATGCTAGTCGTTACCAGTCTACCAATTGGCCTAAGGACACACAACGAATTCGTAAACACTGGGGCTTTCAACCAGACTCTCATGTCTGAGTGTGTCCAAATAATTTGGCCAGAAGAGCAAATACTCTTCGTTTGGCTCCGGGCCGGAGCCGGGTGGTGTCCCGCCCAGGAGACAGCCCGTGACCCTCACCTGAGACAGGAAAAGGTGCCGAAGAGCGCCCCGGCCGCCATGCCCACGGCGCAACCCATCACAAAGCCCATCTTCACGCGGTCGAAGCAGCTGGGTTGGGACTGCCCGTAAGGACCCACGGCCACCGGCATCTGCGTGGAGGGGGACAGGGACGTGTGGGCCCCGGCACCCGCCCGCGGAGCGGGAGGTCGGCGGGAGCGGGGGGCGGATCCCAGGGTCTGGGAAAGCCCCGCAAGGAGAAGGAGCGAGGAGTGTGATTCCACCCGCTGCACGGTCGGCCCCCCACGCCGCGGGGCCCCCGCCTCACCTCGCTTGCGGCTGCAGTCGCTCAACTCTACGTCTCAGTGCGTACGTGAGGCGTCGGACCTTTGCGACCCGAAGAATTGCTTCCGGGGCACGAGGCAACACTTCCGGGACTTTAGGGCCAAGGAGCGGTGTCGTGTTGGGTGGGAGACTGCCATCTCTATATACCATGTTGCTGCGAATCGCCTGGAAGCGGGTGGCCGCGACCTTGGTGGCAGCCCCAGCGTCGAAGTCCCGGGGGCCCGTTCGGGGGCTGCGCGTGCGCGGTACGCTAAGGCTCCTGCTCCTTGCGCCGCTCTGGGGAAGGAGAGGGCTGGTCCTCTGAGCGGGGCTGCGCACCTGACTATCCCTAAGGCCCCTTGCCTAGTCCGCGTCCTGCGCACTGCCCTCCGTATCCGCTCCCTCCCTTCACCTTTCGTAGTCTTCCCTCCGCTCCCTGATGTTGACCTTCATTTAGCCACCTCTCAAACTGCGCAGCGGGCCCTCCTAGGCGTCGGAGCTCTCTTGGACATCTTCTAGAGCTCCTAGTGAGGCTCCACTCCCTCCAGCATCCTTTCAAGGGCTTCTCGCCATCCCTGCCTCCCCATTCCTTCTGTGTGGTTTTGCCCTTTCGAGCTCTGCCTATTTCCAACATCCCGCGCGAGGTACTGTCATTACCCTTGCCTTCTCGTGCAGCTGGCTCGGGTTTTCAGCTGTTTTTGTTTCCTTGCCCTTTGAGGTTGGCCAGCTCTTACGCTGCATTACCTAAGTCTAGCTTTGATGCATCGCCTCTCATTTGGTGTTCtactccttttatttatttatttttcttgatcAGTGGTACAGCATGCGCCCTCAGACACAACTCCTGCTCCAGAGGCAGAGACCGTGCTGCGACCTCTCTATTTGGATGTGCAATCTACCACTCCTCTGGTAAGGTTGGAGACACAGTTTTCCCCAAGTTATGATCGGGAAATAAGAGACGGTCAACAGAAATGTGAGGGGCCATTGAGTTCTAGAGTCATCATTGAGCCATTAGACAGAAGACCTGAGTCCTCTTTCACTAGAAATGGGTGGGCTACAGCTGGCCACTTCTTCAATGCAGGTGTTATGAAAAACAACCAAACagacaaccccactgccatccggTAGAAAGCTGTAGGTCTTCCTCAGAGCAGATCGCCGCCTCTTtatccagtggagtggctggagggtttgaacagcTGTGATTAACAGTCTCACCTACTTGATAGCTGGTAATCTACAGTAATGAAAAGTACTAGCTTTAGAATAAGCTGGACTGCCACTTAGTAACTTTGTGAACTTGGGTAAATGGTTAAAAATGATCAAATTCTTAGAACAGCACTTGACACACGATGAACTCTCAAATGTTAATGTAGGGCTTTACCTTGAGTGAAGAAGGATATTTACCAGGACCTCTTGTGTCCTAAGCCTTCATAGGTCACTTTGTATGACAGTGTCACCTTAAGTACAGAGTCTTCTCCCTTCTCTATGGACTTTGTCTCATCCCTGACCATACGGATCCTTACAGTCTACTCTTGTAGAGTTGATTTGGATTCACAATGACTCAATACAGTTGAGCCAAACTCCTCCCCTTATAGGGTTTCCTGAGAATGTCAATGGTAGTGCTTAACctactgtatcaccagggctccttacagaatCTTTAGTAATGTTATCAATTTTAATAATAGAATAACATAAGTATAATTATAAATTGTTCAAGTGTCCTATCTTAGATTAGGATAGTGCATCCTAATTAAATTTACAAAATCTCTACATTGAATTACATTATTAGTTAGAACAATATTCGTAACTGAATGGAAACCTgtttacatttttttcctttatttcttcatttttaaaaattactgattTTTGGTAGCAAATACTACTTACTACAGCATTATAGCTAATACATTAGAACACTTGATTAAATCATTGACTTTTAAAATAagcattttattcagggctcttacagctcttgtaacaatccatatatcaattgaatcaagcacatttatacgtatgttgtcattattttctac includes:
- the ROMO1 gene encoding reactive oxygen species modulator 1; amino-acid sequence: MPVAVGPYGQSQPSCFDRVKMGFVMGCAVGMAAGALFGTFSCLRIGMRGRELMGGIGKTMMQSGGTFGTFMAIGMGIRC